The region TTTTGGTGTAACCTCCCCCGGTTTTCGCCGTTTTCGAGGTTACGGAAGCCGGCTGGAAGACGAAAACCGTCCGCTCCGCACGCTCCGGCGGCTTGCCGAACCGGACGATGCCGCGCTCCGCGTCGCGGTGGATGGGATAAAGCGCAATCGGGATCAAGGATGTGAAAGCAAGAAGGCATGTTAAGCATAAAAATCCTCGGCATGATCAAATTCACTGTCAAAGGAGTTGATTGCTGCACTTTTTTGATGATTGTTCATTTTTGATTTTACAAATTCCTTCAGCTCCCGCGCTTCTATGTAAGATCTATCCAGTTCCAAAGCCGATTCAAAATCCTCAATTGCCCGGCAAAAATACTCATTTCGCTTCTCGTCATTTTCCTCCAAACGATCCCCTATTTCATATTTCGCGCGGCCACGATAATATAAGGAAGCCGTTCTATACGTAGGGTCAACAATTAATCGGTCAAATAATTCAATTGCTTTACAATATTTGCATAAATCATAATTAGCACGCGCCAAGTTAAAGAGCGCGGACGCCAATGATGGTTTAATCCGGAGGGCTTTTTTGTATGCGTGAATTTCCTTTTCATGCTGTCCCCTTCGGGCATATGCCAAACCCAACTCATACCATAGCGATGCTTCCTTTTCACCCCCTCCAACCAACCTGAATACTTTTCTTTTATTCTTTCGATCGCCCTTTAATTTGTAATTGCTTGTCGGCATTAGTCGAAAATAGTCGGAGCCTAAAGCGCTCACAAACTCATCCGTAACAACAACATCCGGCCCATTAACCTTGGCTAGTATCCGACTGGCCATAATAATGTCACGTGAAACGTGATCCTGACGATCTCCAGTATAATACTGAATGGGAAATGCAGTTCCCCAATGCAGCACGGCTCTGAATTCCAAATCCTTAGGATATCTAATTTCTTTGTACTTATTTTGGATTGATGACAGCAAATCAGGCCATTTTTGTCTAAAGCTGAGGCAAAACTCCAGTGCGTATTCGGGTTGACTGAAACCAATTAGCGCCCCATCGCCAGTAAAATTAAACGATTGGTTTCCGCGTGTTTCATTTATCATATCTATCATCAAATGCTTCAGCATAAACAACAGACACTGAAGCACTTTGTCCTCGCACTCTTTCGTTTTCTCCGCGTGGTCAACAAGGTCGATAAACATTATCGCCACTTCATAAGATTCAGGCATATTTTCGCATAAATTAGGCGATTTCAAGACGCTACAACCTCATAAGGCCAATTAATTTTTCCTTGACCAAATGCATCGCGGCGCTCTGCTCCCGCTTGGTGGCGGCGGTCGTGACAAATTCAAACGGATAAGTCGCCTGCTCCGTGGAAATATCCACCTTAATCAGCTTGACCGTAGCACCGGGCTTTACTTTCAGCCGGGGGAGCGACGGGCCGCTCCATGCGAATGAATTCCTGCGTTCGATGAAATTCAAATCGTCGCAGGTTTTGTCCAGCCAGGCCATGACATTCTTGTCGTAATTTGGAGTGTCGTGGATGCCGTCCACCCAGCGGCCTTTGCGCGGCTTGGGAGCGCAAATTGCGCCTTCGCGCTTCACGATTTCCTTGAACTTTTCATGAAACAATTGACCGACCGGATTCAAATAAATCACTTTTTCGCTCTCTACGTATTCGAACAGCGCGCCGATTGCCGTCGAAACAAAGGACTCCGGATTCTTTATTCCAAGCTCCTTCGGATCCAGCAAGTCGTGGTCCGCGAGCGCATCGAAAATTTCCCAATTGTCCAGCCAATCCTCGATGCTGTAGGAAACGGGCATCGGAGGCATTCTGACCGCGGTCTTGAAATCCTCGAACTGATACCACACATCGCAGCCCATAACCTGTCCGATGAGACCCGCAAAGCTGATCTGTGCCTTGTATCCGCCCGTGGCGTTTATCGCCACGATACCGTTTTCGCGCTCGCGGATGGCGCGTATTCGTTCCACCATTTTGACGACCAGGTTTTTTAAACCGTAAGGCGAAAAGCGGTTGTAGATTGGTTTCAGGTCTTCAATTAGCGTAATCAACACTTTCTTTAGCTTGCATGAGTTCCGTTTGCCATCCAACAGCCTGGGAAGAAGCTCCTTGTATAATTCCCCCATATACCTGCCGTCGTCGGTATCCGAAACGAAAAAGTCAATTTGCTCTATTTTGCCGCCGACCTGCGGAAGAACGCACAAGATGGAATTCAGTTCCGCGGAATCCCTTTTAAGCTCCTCATCGGTGCGTTCCGATTCTTTAACCGCAATGTGCGGCGCATCGGGAAGCGGATCGTATGACGCGCGAAGTCGGTTGAGATAGCTTGTTCCCACCGTGCAAATAAGGTGAGTAACCGCATTGCCCATTTTCTATGCTCCAAAGTTTCTTACTTCCACCAGCTTCACCCACCCCATCGGCCGCCATCCTTCCGGCGTGTGGACGAGCCTGAACGAAAGCGGGAAGGGATTGCCCGGGCCGTAGCTTCCGTCTTTCAGTCTTGATTTGTAAAACCGGTTGCCGATTTTGTTCGCGTTCTCGATAATTTTCTTCTCGTCGTCGTACATCGCCGGGATGCCCGTCATTCCGCTCCAGCCCGAGCCGAATCCGAGCTGCAGATAACCGCCGGGAGATTCGAGCACGGTGGATTTCAACCATTCCGCGGCCTGCCGGAGCGCCCTTCGGCCGTCTTCGTCCTGCGACTTTTCCGCCCGCCGGTCGAGTCCCGCGGCCTGGTAACCCGCCACCGCTTCGTTGAAGGATTTGAGCATCCCGCGCAAGGCATGCCAGCCGTTTTTTCCTTCTTCCTGCTCAAGCTGCCAGACCTGATCCCGATTGAACGACGTTTTTAGTTTGCCATGCGCCTTCGCTTTTTTGAGCGATGCATCGACGCGGATCGAAGCCGCGAATTTCGCTCCGGGAAGAAGCGCCTCCACTTTTATGGGGGCGCCGGGCTTGCCTTTGCTGACGACGCTTATCCTGTAAAGCCCCAAAGCCAGCGGAGAAAGAGCGGCGTCGCAAACCTGAAACAGCCGCCCCAAATCGCCGGTCAAGCCGCCGCCGCGATCGCGCTGATCGTTCTTGTCCGGTGGGCGCCGCATGTTTTCGATTCGTTTGTCACCCGCAAGCTTGTCGCGGTTCGCCTGCAGCACCGTCCGCAGGCTTCCTTTTAGCGAGCTTCCGGGGATGTACGGATTGCCGAATCCGTCCCGGATGAACTGGTGCAGCTCGTTCAGGTCGGCGAAGTTGCCGCAATCTTCCTCCGCCGTTGCGCCTTTTGGGGCGGCGCGGCCGGTAGGACTTTTATGCTTTGCGGATTTAAGGCCGCGCCAGTAGTCTATAAATCCCTGCTCCCTGTCCCAGGATTCGGGCAGGTTCGGGCACTGCCTGACCTTGTCCCGGTCTCTTAAAAGCTTCATGAACTTGAAATCATCTTCACCGCACGATGCCCAATGCTGCGGAAACTTTTGGTCGAATCCGATCGCTTTCGCCGCTTCCATGTGGGTTTCCGCCGCAATGAGCAGCTCTTCAACGGTAGAGGCGGGCGTCGGCTTCGCAGGTTCGAATTTCCCCGACGGCTCGCCGCCTCCATCGTCCGGGGGTCTGCCGTTCCCCGACGCCGGCACCAGCTCCGGCGCGACGCCCCAGTCCGACCAGCAGGGGCTGCCCGGAATGCCGTCCTTGTCCCATTTTATTCCCTGTTTCGGCGTTATGCCCCCCTGCGGGAACAACGCCGCCAAGTCCGGATAAAACATCCTCCCCCCGTCGAACCTGAAATCGTACGCCTGGTAGGAAAGCTTCTCCCCGCTGCCGATGTGGAGCGGGGTCGCCACCTCGAACGTCCAGATTTCCGGAAGTCCGAGATTGTCCACGCGCGGATCGAAAAGCGCATTAGTGCTCATTTTGCACCTCCCGCGGAGCCGTTTCCGTCCGGCAGCTTGACGGGCAATGCGATCGTGCGCCCGGAGCGCCAGATGCGCTTTTGCCAAGGTTCGAGCGGCGGCTCCGGCGTGTAGCATTCCGGGAATACGTTGACCGGATGGCCGAGCGCGCCCGGAGCAAGCCCCGCAAGCAGCGCGCCCTTGTCCACCATTCTGACGCGTTTGGATACGACCATCTGCGATGTTCCCGGCACCGTGTTTCGCCCCTGGCGGGAAATCGCCTGCCAGCGCGAAGCGGAGTGGGAAAGCGCGGATTGCATTTCGCCGGAGGGCGAGTGGCCCGGATACATCAGGCCCAGCGTGAGCGCCGCGCCGGCAGGAGCAATCTCCGGAAGATTGAAATTAGACTTGTCTTTCGACGGCTCGAACTGGTATTGCCCGTAGCCATATGTCCTATCTCCGCCGATGCCCGCCAATCCAAGCAACTTGACCGCCTTTATAAACTCGGCCTCATGCCCGCCCGCATCCACGACAACCGCGGCTGCCGCGCCTTTGGCGAACCGGAAAGAAGCGACGCGGTATGGATCTGAGGCTTTGGCGACCACTTTGCCAATTTCATCCGCGGGCTTGCGATCATTTCTCATCGCCTCACGTTCCCGCTCAGCACGCGCCTCAAGCATATCCGGTTGCAGCAGCACGCGCTCCTGGACGCTTCGTTTCACCCATTTGCCGTCATACTCCGAAAGCGTAAGCGGCGGCTCCTTCGGCTTTCCGTTCCGCTTTTCGAATTCAGAAAAATATTCGCCGAGAACCAATTCCGCGACGTCAACGCCCGAAGCCCATTGCCTCCATACATCCTCGCGCAGCCACCTGACCTTGTTGACCACTTTGATCAAGTGCAGCTGTTCTGCTGGATTTATTTCAATGGACTTCGGCGGAACCGGCAGATACAGATGTTCCTTTCCGTCCTCATCGAGCAGAACGGGAAGCAGGCCGGAGCAGGCCACGGCGCCGCCGTCCGGCGCGAACCAGTCATCGGGAAACTTGCCGGTGGTGTTTGCCCATGCGACCGCCGCGGCGGGAACTATCGTGTCGTTTTCCGGCAGCCGCGCGCCGTGCTCCTGCGTCACGAACCGCGCTCCGATGTGGTGCACGGCGGAGCGCCCGAAGTGCAAAATCAATTTAAGCAAAGGCGGCATGCCCAACTCCTCCTAATCCCAATCGAGAACCGGCAGGGCTATGCCGCTCCCGGCCCGATTTCCTTACGCGAATCCCCGTGCAGCAAGGATTTGAACGGAATCACGTCGCCCCAGTCTTCCAATTTCCTTACCAAAATCGCTCCGTCAACGAACTTGATTTCCACGATATCCTTGGGCAAAACCATGACCTGTCCATAGCCGCGTGTTCCGCTTCCGCCCAAATATTCCGTTTCAAGCAGCGTCAGGCATTTGCTCAGAGCTTCGCAAAGCTCTTTGCCGTCGCCGTCCGTGTCCCAGATGGAAAGTACCATCTCGCAGGAAAACTCTGCCCCTCTAGGCACGCGTTCAAAAGTTCTGAGACCTCCGACTCGACTCACTCCACCAGTAAGTCGATCAATTGAGTTCTCGGTTTTTACTTCGCCAAATTGCGAATCCAAAAAAAACTCTGCACTCCTGAATTTCTCCCGTGATTCTATTGTAAGAAACGAATCTCGCACGGTAAGGCGCGATGGCCTTGCTCCAGCTTCCGGTTTATCGGCCGAAACTCCAAATAACATAGCCGAAACAGAATCTAGTTTCTGCGATGGGAGAGCGTTACCATTTGCATCAAGCTCGTAATCTCCGCGCACACGCTCCAAACAACTTCGAAGCTTGCCTTTTAAGGACGAGCCGGGTATGTATGGCTCATTAGTTAATGGATCCCGAATCACCGGCGCGTCAATTGCTCCAATTGCAATGCCTGGATCCGACGCGCCGATGCGCATTCCGGTCAAAAGCTCGAGATTGAATCTGGCAACGATTTTCTTCGTTAATCTCGGTACGCCCATTTCTTACTCCTTATTTCCTCGGCATGTAGGCCACAATTGTTTCGAAGGCTTCGACGAACCGGTTGAATTTGCCATCGTCCGTTCCCACTTCTTTCAACGCGGAAAGTATCTCTTTCTTAAACGAAATTACCGCATCGCGACTATCCTTGTTCTGTTCTATGTGACGCTCCAGTCGATAATGAATTCGGGGCTCCAGCAGCCTAAACTTGGTCCAGTCCCGCTTAACCTGGCCCATTGCATCAAGTCGCCGCACATGCCCGAAAATACCGCGAAGCTGCGTCATGGTGAATTTTCGCGACGCAAGCGAATTTGCAATGGCTTCGGCTTCTTGAATCATCTTTTCCGCCGAATCCGGGGTTGGCGAATTTCTAACATAATCAGCCAGCGACATCTTGAACCTCCTTTTCCTTCTTCACTTTATTTCTGCAAAAGTAATCCGCCCAGCGCACAATTGTGGCCAGGTATTCGATCGGCTGCCTGCCGTCCGGTCCGCCTGAAACCGTTTCGCGGCCGCTTGCACCGGAAGGCAAAAACACAGCCGAAAATTCGCGGGCCAGCGCGCCATCCGAACCGGAATCGCCTTCTTTTCCCTTCATCCTGGACAAAGAATATTCAAGCAGCGGCTTCCACCGGCCCGGATTGAAAAACTCAGGCCGCTCGGCCTGTTCGAATTCCCGCAGGTATTTTCTTCCGCGCAGATATGCAACGGCGACCTTGCCCAGCATGCGGATAAGCCCTTGATCTTTAATTTTTGCGGATACTTCCACAAGCTCTGCACGCTTTTTCCTGATCCAATTCCACTCGTTCCAGGTTGCGGTGAAGTCCAGGAAATCCATCCTGTCCTTGCGGACCGGTCGATCCTTCTTAAGCGACCGTTCGAATTCCCGGCCAAGGTTTTTCGCCGCGCTTTCGGCGTCTCCTGCCCATTCCGATGCAACCGAGATCGGGAATTTTCCGCCCGCAAGCGCGATACCCGCCGAAAGCCCGACATCCGCGTTCCGGCCCGTCCAACTTCGGAAGCAATCGCGAATCCGCATCGCGAGTTCCGGCATGACAAACCACGGCCCCACCAGGAACGCGTCGTCTCCGCCGGAGTAAATCGTGAACACAAGGTCGCCTGCGCGAATTTCTTCCTCGCCGTACTTAAACCGAAATTCATCGAGTATTATCGGGAGCAGGCCGCTGAAAAACCTGACCAAAGAAGCCGAAAGCGACATCATCCGGCCCATTGAATACGCTTGGCGCTCCCCGGTTTCCTCGATAAGCTTGGACTTTTCGAATTCGTCCAGTCCTTTTGCCATAAGCCAACCGAGGTTGTCTACGTCCATTCGCAGCACGCCGATTCTGCCGAAGCCGGTTGTCAAGCAAGCCGCGGCGTCAAGTTCGTCAAAGGTGATCGGCCGTCGCTCATTATCGCTTTCGTCTTCGTCCAAATTTCTTTTTTCCCAAAGATCTTTCCAGAATTGAAGGCCGCCGCCCGCCTTTCCTTTCCAGGTAGGCGAATTCGCGCCCGCGTAGTATCTCAATCCGTCGCAGCCGCCGCGAATCGAGTTCAATCCGAACGAAAGGATCGCAGCGTTATCGCGGCCGCTTCCCGCAAATATCCACTCATCCGCGCCGGGCACCTTGATGGCATGTCCCGATTGCTTTCCGTAAACGACAATTCTGTCGGCGGAAGCCAGTCTTCGTCCGAGCTCTTCGAGGTCGCGATCGAATTCGGTTTCTTCCTTTCGATCCATCTCCCAAAACCTCGGATCGACAGCCTCGAAAAATCCGGCCTCCGCAGGCGGCCGCGACGATGCGCGCGGCAGTTCCTCGTCAAGCAATTTTTGAAGCTTCTTTCCGAATCCTTTGCTCATCAAGTCGGCTTGGGAAATCGGCAGACTCGCAAGCCTCAACGAAAGCGGGCAATCCGCTCCGGCGATTTCAGCTAATTCGTTGTTGGCGTTTCTTAGGAATTCTCCGATTTTTTCGACGCTGTCCTCAATATTCGGCAGCAATAAAAGGAATTTGCCGCCCGTCGCATATATCCGGCACGCTTTCGGCATGCCAAATTCCGCAGCCAGATTCGCGGCGAGCCTGTCCGCCCATACATCCACGAGAAAGCTTCTCGCCTTGAGTTGCCGCGATGCGCCCTTTGCCTCGATATCGGTGATGAACTTCTGTATCCCGGCCAAATCTCCGAGCGCTATTCTGAAAAGCGCGCCGCCGCAACGTTCTTTTTCGATTT is a window of bacterium DNA encoding:
- the csm2 gene encoding type III-A CRISPR-associated protein Csm2; its protein translation is MSLADYVRNSPTPDSAEKMIQEAEAIANSLASRKFTMTQLRGIFGHVRRLDAMGQVKRDWTKFRLLEPRIHYRLERHIEQNKDSRDAVISFKKEILSALKEVGTDDGKFNRFVEAFETIVAYMPRK
- the csm3 gene encoding type III-A CRISPR-associated RAMP protein Csm3; protein product: MGVPRLTKKIVARFNLELLTGMRIGASDPGIAIGAIDAPVIRDPLTNEPYIPGSSLKGKLRSCLERVRGDYELDANGNALPSQKLDSVSAMLFGVSADKPEAGARPSRLTVRDSFLTIESREKFRSAEFFLDSQFGEVKTENSIDRLTGGVSRVGGLRTFERVPRGAEFSCEMVLSIWDTDGDGKELCEALSKCLTLLETEYLGGSGTRGYGQVMVLPKDIVEIKFVDGAILVRKLEDWGDVIPFKSLLHGDSRKEIGPGAA
- a CDS encoding tetratricopeptide repeat protein, which codes for MKSPNLCENMPESYEVAIMFIDLVDHAEKTKECEDKVLQCLLFMLKHLMIDMINETRGNQSFNFTGDGALIGFSQPEYALEFCLSFRQKWPDLLSSIQNKYKEIRYPKDLEFRAVLHWGTAFPIQYYTGDRQDHVSRDIIMASRILAKVNGPDVVVTDEFVSALGSDYFRLMPTSNYKLKGDRKNKRKVFRLVGGGEKEASLWYELGLAYARRGQHEKEIHAYKKALRIKPSLASALFNLARANYDLCKYCKAIELFDRLIVDPTYRTASLYYRGRAKYEIGDRLEENDEKRNEYFCRAIEDFESALELDRSYIEARELKEFVKSKMNNHQKSAAINSFDSEFDHAEDFYA
- the csm5 gene encoding type III-A CRISPR-associated RAMP protein Csm5 encodes the protein MSTNALFDPRVDNLGLPEIWTFEVATPLHIGSGEKLSYQAYDFRFDGGRMFYPDLAALFPQGGITPKQGIKWDKDGIPGSPCWSDWGVAPELVPASGNGRPPDDGGGEPSGKFEPAKPTPASTVEELLIAAETHMEAAKAIGFDQKFPQHWASCGEDDFKFMKLLRDRDKVRQCPNLPESWDREQGFIDYWRGLKSAKHKSPTGRAAPKGATAEEDCGNFADLNELHQFIRDGFGNPYIPGSSLKGSLRTVLQANRDKLAGDKRIENMRRPPDKNDQRDRGGGLTGDLGRLFQVCDAALSPLALGLYRISVVSKGKPGAPIKVEALLPGAKFAASIRVDASLKKAKAHGKLKTSFNRDQVWQLEQEEGKNGWHALRGMLKSFNEAVAGYQAAGLDRRAEKSQDEDGRRALRQAAEWLKSTVLESPGGYLQLGFGSGWSGMTGIPAMYDDEKKIIENANKIGNRFYKSRLKDGSYGPGNPFPLSFRLVHTPEGWRPMGWVKLVEVRNFGA
- a CDS encoding putative CRISPR-associated protein, with the protein product MGNAVTHLICTVGTSYLNRLRASYDPLPDAPHIAVKESERTDEELKRDSAELNSILCVLPQVGGKIEQIDFFVSDTDDGRYMGELYKELLPRLLDGKRNSCKLKKVLITLIEDLKPIYNRFSPYGLKNLVVKMVERIRAIRERENGIVAINATGGYKAQISFAGLIGQVMGCDVWYQFEDFKTAVRMPPMPVSYSIEDWLDNWEIFDALADHDLLDPKELGIKNPESFVSTAIGALFEYVESEKVIYLNPVGQLFHEKFKEIVKREGAICAPKPRKGRWVDGIHDTPNYDKNVMAWLDKTCDDLNFIERRNSFAWSGPSLPRLKVKPGATVKLIKVDISTEQATYPFEFVTTAATKREQSAAMHLVKEKLIGLMRL